ATAGGCGATCATCGCCGCGTTGTCGGTGCACAGCGCCAGCGGCGGCGCGACAAAGCGCACGCCGAGATCGGCGCAGAGCGTTTCCAGCGCCGCGCGGATGGTGCCGTTTGCCGCCACCCCGCCCGCCACCGCCAGCGCGGGTTCGGCGGGGGCTTCGTCGAGATAGAGCGCCAGCGCGCGCGCGGTCTTGGCCGCCAGCACCTCGGCAACCGCCGCCTGGAACCCGGCGCACAGATCGGCACGGTCGGCACGGGTCAATCCGCCTTTTTCGGCGATGATCGCATCGCGGGCGCGCAGCAGCGCGGTTTTCAGGCCGGAAAATGACAGGTTGCAGTCGTCGCGGTCGATCAGCGGGCGCGGAAAGGCGAACCGCGCCGGATCGCCCCCGCGCGCCTCGGTCTCGACCGACGGCCCGCCCGGCTGCGGCAGCCCCAGCAGGCGCGCGGTCTTGTCGAAGGCTTCGCCCGGCGCGTCGTCGATGGTGCCGCCCAGGCGGGTGAAATCCCCGGCCCCGCGCGCGATCAGGAACTGGCAATGCCCGCCGGACACCAGCAGCATCAGATACGGATAGGCCAGACCGTCGGTCAGGCGCGGGGTCAGCGCATGCCCGGCCAGATGGTTGACCCCCACCAGCGGCAACCCGGTCGCGGCGGCCAGCCCCTTGGCACACATCACCCCCGCCAGAACCCCGCCGATCAGCCCCGGCCCGGCGGTAACGGCTATTGCGTCGAGCGCGTCGAGCTCCAGCGCCGCCTCGGCCAGCGCCTGCCGCACGCAGTGATCCAGCTTTTCCGCATGGGCACGGGCGGCGATCTCGGGCACCACGCCGCCATAGGCGTCATGCAGCCCGGTCTGGCCGAACACGACCGACGACAGGATCGCGGGCAGGTCGCCGTCCTGCTGGCGCACCACCGCGGCGGCGGTATCGTCGCAGCTGCTTTCCAGCCCCAGAATGGTAATCGCGTCGGTCATCGGTCCCACACGTTGCATCGCGCTCGGGCGGGGGGTATCACCGGAACCCTTGGCAAACAATCCCGCGAGCCGTCATGACCCACCCCCGCCCCATCCTGTTGATGACCCGCCCGCCGGCCGCATCGGACCGGTTCGTGGCCGACCTGCCCGAACCCGTGCGCGACCGGACAGACATCGTTGCATCGCCGCTGATCGGCATCGACCCGCTGCCGGTCACGCTGTCGCTGGCGGGCGTGGCGGGGCTGCTGTTCACCTCGGCCAACGGGGTCGCGGCATCGGCGGCGCTGACCGGCAACCGCGACCTGCCCGCCTATTGCGTGGGCGAGGTCACCGCGCAGGCGGCGCGCGACGCGGGATGGGACGCGACCTGCGTCGGGCTCGACGCCAGGGAACTGGTGGCCGCGCTGACCCGTTCGCGCCCGGCCGCCCCCCTGCTGCACCTGCGCGGCGTTCATGCCAGCGG
This is a stretch of genomic DNA from Pukyongiella litopenaei. It encodes these proteins:
- the tsaD gene encoding tRNA (adenosine(37)-N6)-threonylcarbamoyltransferase complex transferase subunit TsaD, translated to MTDAITILGLESSCDDTAAAVVRQQDGDLPAILSSVVFGQTGLHDAYGGVVPEIAARAHAEKLDHCVRQALAEAALELDALDAIAVTAGPGLIGGVLAGVMCAKGLAAATGLPLVGVNHLAGHALTPRLTDGLAYPYLMLLVSGGHCQFLIARGAGDFTRLGGTIDDAPGEAFDKTARLLGLPQPGGPSVETEARGGDPARFAFPRPLIDRDDCNLSFSGLKTALLRARDAIIAEKGGLTRADRADLCAGFQAAVAEVLAAKTARALALYLDEAPAEPALAVAGGVAANGTIRAALETLCADLGVRFVAPPLALCTDNAAMIAYAGLERFRAGARDGMDLAARPRWPLDTASPAMLGSGRKGAKA
- a CDS encoding uroporphyrinogen-III synthase is translated as MTHPRPILLMTRPPAASDRFVADLPEPVRDRTDIVASPLIGIDPLPVTLSLAGVAGLLFTSANGVAASAALTGNRDLPAYCVGEVTAQAARDAGWDATCVGLDARELVAALTRSRPAAPLLHLRGVHASGDIAGDLTAAGLPTRAQAVYDQQLLAPTPEALGVLTGAVPVIAPLFSPRTARHFATLPATAPLHLLALSEAVAEPLRALEFRELLIAAQPDAASTAVLVETCVNRLARVEAEPGAQ